From uncultured Desulfobacter sp.:
ATGTCCGGGGGCATCTGCAGACCCTCCAGATGGGACCGCCGGAGCCCTACCCTGTGATGCTGCGCGTATCAGGAAACGAGTATGCAAAGGTGCGGCAGATTGCAGGCCGGGTCAGGGATGTGATGGCCGCAGACCCGGATTTAAAAAAAATCAATTTAGACTGGTATGAAAAGACCAAAAAACTTCAATTAAACGTGGACCAGGACAAAGCCAGAGCCCTTGGAATCACAAGTTCCGACCTGGCCCTGGCCATTCAGTCCGAGCTCTCGGGCATTCCGGTCAGTGAATTCAGAGAAAGGGATAAAACCGTTGATATCGTATTGCGGCTGTCTGCCGGCGACCGGCAGTCCCTGGATGATATCCGGACACTTCCCATCCATGTGGGCCAGGGCAAAACCATTCCTCTATCGCAAATTGCCGATATCCGTTTCGGCATGGAAGAAGGCCTGATATGGCGACGCAACCTTTTGCCCACCATTACGGTGCAGGCAGACACTATGGCAGGCGTCACCGGCAACGATGCCAGCCAAAACGTGTATGAAGCCCTGAAACCTATCCGTGAAAGCCTTCCTGTAGGTTATTCCATTGATATCGGCGGTCTTTCAGAACAAAGTCAAAAAGCCACGGGCTATATCCTGGAGATGGTGCCGGTAATGACCATGATTATTGTGATCCTTCTGATGATCCAGATGCAGAATATCTCCAACATGATCCTGACCCTGTTGACGGCGCCTTTAGGGCTGATGGGAGTGATTGCCTCCCTTCTGATTTTCAACATGCCCATGGGGTTTCTATCCCAGCTCGGCATTCTGGCCCTGTCCGGCATTATCATCCGCAACTCGGTGATCCTCATGGACCAGATTGACCTCCAGGTGGCTGCCGGAGAGAGTCGCTACCATGCCATTATCAAGGCCACGGTGTTCAGATTCAGGCCCATCATGCTCACAGCGGCTTCCACCATTTTGGGGATGGTACCCCTGGCCCTGGACAAATTCTGGGCTCCCATGGCCATAAGCATTGGCGGCGGGCTTTTGGGTGCCACGATTCTGACCCTGTTTGTTCTGCCCTGCATGGTGGCGGCATGGTATCGGGTGAAAGCTGAGTAGCAAAGATCTTAAAACGAAAAATCGGGGTTAATCATAACTTCGGCCACTTTGTACTAATCTTGTCAGGGTATGAAAAATAACGTTTGAATTACAGTCGGTTGGTGGCACCCCGGATCGGATTTTCTCATGAGTGGCTCATCTTATGATCATCTAAAATTTATAATCTTTTTTCCTTTGCATTCCAATGTTTCTCTAAGTTGTAGATCAATTGGCTACTGAAATGGCATTGAGCTTGGAGTTCGATATAAAGGGCCATGTAATTGCGGTAACCATCTAGCGTCTCCTGCTGACTGCGGATAGCTTTGCGATTTCCGGCAGCACTGACCATTCCAGAGATTAAAGCATTGTCCACAGTTTTTTGAATGACTGTATCCATTTGATCTCGTGGTACCACTTCGTTGATCAACCCGGCCGCCTCTGGGCTTTCTACGTAAAAAGTTTTATCAAACATGATCGCTTGACGGGCCATGCGCTCTCCTGGAAAACGGGCCAGTCGCATGTTGGCAGCTCCTGGAATGATACCTTCTTTCCGAGCAGGGAGATTAAAATAAGAACCGGCTTCAGCGATCACATAATCCATCACCAGTAAAATCTGGCATCCACCTCCAATAGCAAAACTATCCACAGCGGCAATCCACGGAATTTCATGAGTGTTTTCCGGATTGGTTTCTTCCCAAGGCCCATCTCCGGCCAGGCCATAACAAAACTTATTAACCATCCCCCAATCCCGAGCCACATAGAAAATAAAGTCTAATTTTCCATGATAAATCTTAGTTAGGTTAATTCCTGCACTAAATACACGGCGCCCCTTATACCGTGGATGATCCACTTTCGCTCCTCGCAACACTCCCATGCTGATACCCGGATGGAGAAGGGCTAGATCAACAGCTATTTCTTGATCATGATAGCTGACATCATCTTCCGCATTGAGATAGCGTGTATGGCGGACCTCAATGAAACCCGCCCCATCTATAACTTCTATTCGAGCGTTGTTCAATTCTAAAACCCCATCACGTTGGAAATCTGTCAAAAGCTCTAATGATTCTGTTCTAGGACGGAGCATCGCCTGTAGCATATGAATTCCTGATTTTTGTTCCGACAATATTTGAGACAAGAAAATTCCCTGGAGACGCTCTAACCCATCTTTATCTGCCTGCATACGTTCTTTTTCTTTTTCGAGTTCTTGTTTGCTCGGCAAAATCCCAGGCCAAAGCTCTGCTCCTTTCTTCAGGATGTCCTCCACCCTTACAAACCGAGAATAATTGTCTGTTAAATTTTGATAAAGTCCATCACGGTAAGTACGACAAAAATTCCGGTTTATAGAAGTGATTAAATGCACCAAAGATTCTCCCGCTGCCAATTCTTCAGGATTTCGCTTGGTTTTAAAAGGGAGCCTATTGCAAAAATCCCATCCTTGTTGGATGAGTGTGCCAACCTCTACCGCATCACTTTCGAGAGTATTTTGTAAATCAATGGATTCTACAGCGTTGATCCATGTTGTCACGGAGTCCTGATCTAAACCTGAAGCCAGTATCTGTGAACGATGATCTTCTTGTAATAGGTTCGTCATAGAAAGTCTCCCTTAAATAAATTTCTATTTAACTATTTGAAATCTTGTTTATTTCAGCTTTTTTATGGGCATGGTGCCCCTGGCACTGGACAAATTCTGGACTCCCAGGGGCATGAGCATTGGCGGCGGCCTGGTATCGGGTGGAAGCAGAGTAGAAAAGGTCTTAAAACGGAAATTAAATTGCGAAAGGTGCATAGGGACCCTATTTACTCCCCGCTATCTAAAAACATACAACAAAAAATGGTCTCATATTCCCGGAATTCTAAATCCTATGCTGATTACCCAAACACCGCTTCCCGGTGCTAAGAAGGTGTACGGATAATTTTCCCTGCAGGACTTTAACCTGCGAAAACGACAGGTGTTACGGCATACGGACACCCAAATCATATTTTGAACTGATCAATTGTTTTCTTGAGCTCGCCTGACAAAAAGCTTAACCCATTGGCACTGGTTTTAACCTGTGCGCTGTTTTCTGACATCTGGATTGCCGCCTGGTTTACGTCAGCAATATCCTTTGAAATTTCATTTGCCACAGTTGAACTGTGGGTCACATGTTTGCTAACATCCTGTATTCCCTGGGCTGCCTGGTTCACATTCCCGGCGATCTCTCTTGTTGTGGCAGACTGTTCCTCCACTGCTGCAGCGACCATGTCGATCATCTCATTAACATGACTGATTTCAACGGTTATATCTCCGATTTCAGAGACGGTTCTTCCTATGGACCCTTGAATACTATCGATTTTGGACTTTATTTCCTGGGTTGCTTGTGCGGTCTGCATTGATAGGGTCTTGATTTCACCGGCAACAACAGCAAAGCCCTTGCCGGCTTCCCCGGCACGGGCCGCTTCAATGGTCGCATTTAAGGCCAGCAGGTTGGTCTGTTCTGAAATGTCAGTGATACTTTCCACGACCTGGCCGATCTGCTGTGCGGATCGGCTTAAGGCTTCGATATTTCCTGAGGCTTTTTTTGCTTTTGAAACGGCCTTGTTGCTTGAAGTACTTGTTTTTTCAGTGTTCTGGGCAATTTCACTGATCGTTGACGTCATTTTTTCTGCTGCGGCGGACACCATCCCAATATTCGTCGATGACTGTTCGGCTGCGGAGGCCACCGACAGCATGTTAGCGCTCATCTCCTCGGCAGCAGTTGTTACGGTGTTGGACTTAGCAGACATCTTTTCTGCGCCGTCCGACATTTGTTCGGAAATGGTCAAGAGGTCACGCGAAGACTTGTTCAACTTTTCAAAATTTTCTGTAATTTTTGCAATGATGCCCTGAAGTTTTTCAACAAAAATATTGAACCACTTGGCCAGGCTGCCCATTTCGTCCCGGCTCTTAATATCCAGACGCTTGGTCAGGTCTCCGTCACCCTGGGCAGCGTCTTTTAACCCCGCAACCACACGGTTGACAGGCCTGACAATGGTTCCTGTGACCAGCCATACAACCCCAGCAGTCAGCAAAAGAACCACAAAGGCCACGAAAAAATTTACCCGGCCCATACTGACCACCGGCGCAAAAAGTTCTCCAGATGATGCGGTCACGACCAAGGTGCAATTAATCTGTTCAACGGCCTGGTAGGCAGCGATTTTATCCATATCGTCAGCAGAATATTCAATCAGGCCTTTTTTATGTGCGAGTATTTGTTTTCCAAAATCAAATTCTGACACATCGATGTTGTAAACATTTGATTTATCCGGGTGGGCCAGGATCAGTCCTTTTTCGTCAATCAGATAGGCATAGCCGTTCTTTCCCACTTTTATCGAATCGATAATCCTGCGGCTGAGTTCATCCATGCTGACCACAGCCAATAACACACCGGAAATAGAATTTCCTTCTTTAATTGGTGCAGCAAATATCATGACAGGTCGTCCCGTCGCCGCACTTTTCGTCACTTTTCCTATTGAAAAAGTGCCTTGCATAGCCGCCTTAAAAAAATTACTGCCGCTGATATTCATTTTTTTAATATGAGCCGGATCTGCCGACGCAATCAAACTACCAGTTTTATCTGCCAAGGCAATATTTTCAAAGAAACCGTAGTCCTCTACCAGACTTGTCAGCTGATTTGATGCAGTTTTCCGGGCGGTTTTTCCCAAAAAATTATCCTTGAGCGCTGTTCGGTAGGTTTTATAGTGTGCCCAACTCTTCACTGCCAGTTCCCGGTCTCGAACCCATCTGACAAGGGTTTTAGCCGTCGATCCCGTCGTTTGCTGAATCTGGTCATAAATGACGGTTTTCAGAGCTGTTTTGGATTTAGTGTACGAGATAAGTGCCAGGGTTCCCAGCCCAATTATCATCATCAACAGGGTTGGGATAAGAAATTTTTTTTTAATGGATAATTTCATTATTAAATCCTTGCAACAAAAATCAGCCTATATTTTTAATATATATGTCTTTTTATTAATTTTATTTCAATGGGTTATGAATGTAAACGATGCGTCCCAACGGTCCACTTGTGGGTTATCCTAATAAAC
This genomic window contains:
- a CDS encoding enoyl-CoA hydratase/isomerase family protein, whose product is MTNLLQEDHRSQILASGLDQDSVTTWINAVESIDLQNTLESDAVEVGTLIQQGWDFCNRLPFKTKRNPEELAAGESLVHLITSINRNFCRTYRDGLYQNLTDNYSRFVRVEDILKKGAELWPGILPSKQELEKEKERMQADKDGLERLQGIFLSQILSEQKSGIHMLQAMLRPRTESLELLTDFQRDGVLELNNARIEVIDGAGFIEVRHTRYLNAEDDVSYHDQEIAVDLALLHPGISMGVLRGAKVDHPRYKGRRVFSAGINLTKIYHGKLDFIFYVARDWGMVNKFCYGLAGDGPWEETNPENTHEIPWIAAVDSFAIGGGCQILLVMDYVIAEAGSYFNLPARKEGIIPGAANMRLARFPGERMARQAIMFDKTFYVESPEAAGLINEVVPRDQMDTVIQKTVDNALISGMVSAAGNRKAIRSQQETLDGYRNYMALYIELQAQCHFSSQLIYNLEKHWNAKEKRL
- a CDS encoding methyl-accepting chemotaxis protein produces the protein MKLSIKKKFLIPTLLMMIIGLGTLALISYTKSKTALKTVIYDQIQQTTGSTAKTLVRWVRDRELAVKSWAHYKTYRTALKDNFLGKTARKTASNQLTSLVEDYGFFENIALADKTGSLIASADPAHIKKMNISGSNFFKAAMQGTFSIGKVTKSAATGRPVMIFAAPIKEGNSISGVLLAVVSMDELSRRIIDSIKVGKNGYAYLIDEKGLILAHPDKSNVYNIDVSEFDFGKQILAHKKGLIEYSADDMDKIAAYQAVEQINCTLVVTASSGELFAPVVSMGRVNFFVAFVVLLLTAGVVWLVTGTIVRPVNRVVAGLKDAAQGDGDLTKRLDIKSRDEMGSLAKWFNIFVEKLQGIIAKITENFEKLNKSSRDLLTISEQMSDGAEKMSAKSNTVTTAAEEMSANMLSVASAAEQSSTNIGMVSAAAEKMTSTISEIAQNTEKTSTSSNKAVSKAKKASGNIEALSRSAQQIGQVVESITDISEQTNLLALNATIEAARAGEAGKGFAVVAGEIKTLSMQTAQATQEIKSKIDSIQGSIGRTVSEIGDITVEISHVNEMIDMVAAAVEEQSATTREIAGNVNQAAQGIQDVSKHVTHSSTVANEISKDIADVNQAAIQMSENSAQVKTSANGLSFLSGELKKTIDQFKI